Proteins encoded together in one Planctopirus ephydatiae window:
- a CDS encoding branched-chain amino acid aminotransferase → MNALLFSLYHNEAGFIVSAELVLVATIAVLALVVGLSEVAHAVNQELEDVATAFGSVNQSYRYDGLTGHQGAVGGGKYRDSLDFCDGDRDIVCDAPGGESGGYYNY, encoded by the coding sequence ATGAATGCTCTTCTGTTTTCTCTGTATCACAATGAAGCCGGCTTTATTGTCTCCGCTGAACTCGTACTTGTTGCCACCATCGCGGTTCTCGCCCTCGTCGTTGGACTTTCCGAAGTCGCCCACGCGGTCAATCAGGAACTGGAAGATGTGGCCACAGCCTTCGGCTCTGTCAACCAGAGCTATCGCTATGATGGTCTGACGGGACACCAGGGAGCTGTTGGAGGTGGCAAATATCGCGACTCTCTGGATTTCTGCGATGGTGATCGCGACATCGTCTGTGACGCACCTGGCGGCGAATCTGGTGGTTACTACAACTACTAG
- a CDS encoding class I SAM-dependent methyltransferase, whose amino-acid sequence MGIGAIIRRCFGRYEPQVAEAYRGFFVNLDDFIADVKQSVPDATSILEVGCGEGAICQRLQEKYPASQVTGIDITPNVGRLFQGSQDRVRFINSTIQDYAPQASGIHDLILIADVLHHVPWSMHDEFLQHVTQTLAPDGWLIIKDWERRLNPIHALGYFSDRVLTGDKIRYGRLDDLKEIAIRTCGSESIQKVARYKPWPNNVALFLRPKVTSIPPQ is encoded by the coding sequence ATGGGAATTGGAGCAATCATTCGTCGATGCTTTGGCCGTTACGAGCCACAAGTTGCCGAGGCGTACCGCGGTTTTTTTGTGAATCTCGATGATTTCATCGCGGATGTAAAACAATCCGTTCCTGACGCAACCTCGATACTCGAAGTCGGTTGCGGAGAAGGGGCAATTTGCCAGCGACTGCAGGAAAAGTACCCTGCCAGCCAGGTTACGGGGATCGACATCACTCCTAATGTCGGTCGGCTTTTTCAAGGGAGTCAAGATCGCGTTCGCTTTATCAATTCCACAATTCAGGACTACGCACCACAAGCCAGCGGTATTCACGACTTGATTCTTATTGCAGACGTACTGCACCATGTGCCCTGGTCGATGCACGACGAATTCCTCCAGCATGTGACGCAGACTCTTGCTCCTGATGGTTGGTTGATCATCAAAGACTGGGAACGACGTCTGAATCCCATCCATGCACTGGGCTATTTTTCCGATCGAGTACTAACGGGCGACAAAATCCGTTATGGCCGCCTGGATGATCTCAAGGAAATCGCCATCAGAACCTGTGGATCTGAAAGCATTCAAAAGGTGGCTCGCTACAAACCGTGGCCAAACAATGTGGCACTCTTTCTCAGACCTAAAGTCACCTCAATTCCGCCTCAGTAG
- a CDS encoding DUF1559 domain-containing protein: protein MSICRLMSIRRRTGFTLIELLVVIAIIAILIALLLPAVQQAREAARRSQCRNNLKQIGLAMHNYHDTFNTLPPATTYNVPNNFNGQHTWVESILPYIDQAPWYNQINFSISNNATTPTNNQALFLNRTLAAVQCPSNPSSGTLLRSDGGNFDGWGGPSQGLFYPVSAGSILPDAATPDCPAPFPNFCISETTASWGSAHSNRYPGAFSRGITRTNFRDFTDGTSTTFIAGERNAEDLNWGGAFSANFPIAFTAQKPNSATRDRNNDFAYQLNGGFSSFHTGGVHMLMGDGTVKFVSDNIDHSIFCRSGDKADGNPVSLD from the coding sequence ATGTCCATTTGTCGTCTCATGTCCATTCGTCGTCGAACCGGTTTCACCCTGATCGAACTTCTCGTTGTGATCGCCATCATTGCGATTCTCATCGCCCTGCTGCTTCCCGCTGTCCAGCAGGCCCGCGAAGCCGCCCGCCGCAGCCAGTGCCGCAACAACCTGAAGCAAATCGGCTTGGCGATGCACAACTATCACGACACTTTCAACACTCTCCCGCCCGCAACGACCTACAACGTGCCCAACAACTTCAACGGCCAGCACACATGGGTCGAGTCGATCTTGCCGTACATCGACCAAGCCCCCTGGTACAACCAGATCAACTTCAGCATCAGCAACAACGCCACCACCCCCACCAACAACCAGGCCCTGTTCCTGAACAGGACGCTCGCCGCGGTCCAATGCCCCAGTAATCCCTCCTCGGGGACTCTGCTCCGCAGCGATGGCGGCAACTTCGATGGTTGGGGAGGCCCCAGCCAAGGTTTGTTCTACCCGGTCTCCGCAGGATCAATTCTGCCCGACGCCGCAACCCCGGATTGCCCGGCCCCGTTTCCGAACTTCTGCATTTCCGAAACCACGGCTTCTTGGGGATCTGCCCACTCAAACCGCTACCCCGGCGCATTCAGCCGCGGCATTACCCGCACCAACTTCCGTGACTTCACCGACGGCACCAGCACCACGTTCATCGCTGGTGAGCGGAATGCCGAAGACCTTAACTGGGGTGGCGCGTTCTCGGCCAACTTCCCCATCGCTTTCACCGCCCAGAAGCCCAACAGCGCGACCCGTGACCGCAACAATGATTTCGCTTATCAACTAAACGGCGGGTTCTCAAGCTTCCACACCGGCGGCGTCCACATGCTGATGGGTGACGGCACGGTCAAGTTCGTCTCCGACAACATCGACCACTCCATTTTCTGCCGCTCTGGCGACAAGGCCGACGGCAATCCGGTATCGCTCGACTGA